From the Primulina tabacum isolate GXHZ01 chromosome 3, ASM2559414v2, whole genome shotgun sequence genome, one window contains:
- the LOC142541001 gene encoding uncharacterized protein LOC142541001 isoform X2, translating into MGGKMGFSENKLCSALVLITFISFLLLFISSADAEGKDAVSWVFRRSLLEGNNAENLNSTSLVLAKERTLRKDPLDDLNYYTGGWNISNDHYIASVLYTGSTLFLVAAIWFVGFGLFLLLVSMYVCCCRRHRYGYSGFAYCLSLILLSLFTISAIVGSVVLYTGQGKFHDSTRSTLDYVVGQADSTVNNLKDVSNFLTSAKKIGVDQVFLPQDVQNNIDKVNNLITSSATQLEEATDNNKDNISHYLDVVGLILIVVAAVMLALALLGFLLSISGLQFLVYILVFIGWILVAITFILCGVFLVLHNMMSDTCVAMNDWVMNPTAHTALDKVIPCVDVDTAQETLSQSKDVTFQVVRLVNGIITNVTNAQNLPPPSVAPLISYNQSGPFVPLLCNPYNIDKTNRTCAAGEADLSNVTQIWRNYVCQVSKNNICTTVGRLTPTLYNQMSSAVNVSYGLYHYGPFLTNLVDCTFVRDTFSVIHDDHCPDLERYSRFVYIGLAMVSAAVMLSLILWVLYARERRHRKYTKLVDATSDPNSLESKGP; encoded by the exons ATGGGAGGAAAAATGGGTTTTTCCGAGAATAAGCTGTGTTCTGCTCTGGTGCTGATAACgtttatttcttttcttttgttgttcaTCTCGTCAGCTG ATGCGGAGGGAAAAGATGCCGTGTCGTGGGTTTTTCGGAGGTCTCTTCTGGAAGGAAATAATGCCGAAAATTTAAATTCTACCAGTTTGGTGTTGGCTAAAGAGAGAACGCTGAGGAAGGATCCACTAGATGATCTCAATTATTACACAGGGGGATGGAATATCAGCAACGACCATTACATAGCT TCTGTTCTTTATACTGGGTCTACACTTTTCCTTGTTGCTGCAATCTGGTTTGTTGGATTCGGACTCTTCTTGTTACTGGTTTCTATGTATGTTTGCTGCTGCAGGCGGCATCGTTATGGCTATTCTGGATTTGCCTATTGTCTATCGCTTATCCTTTTGTCGTTATTTACAATCTCCGCAAT TGTTGGCTCCGTTGTTCTCTATACTGGGCAAGGGAAATTTCATGATAGTACAAGAAGTACACTAGACTATGTCGTGGGACAAGCTGATTCCACGGTTAACAATCTCAAAGATGTGTCAAATTTTCTTACGTCCGCTAAGAAAATTGGAGTGGATCAAGTTTTCCTTCCTCAGGACGTGCAAAACAATATTGACAAAGTCAACAACTTGATTACCTCTTCTGCCACCCAACTCGAAGAGGCAACAGACAATAATAAAGATAATATTTCCCACTATTTGGATGTAGT AGGTCTAATTCTCATTGTCGTAGCGGCCGTGATGCTTGCCCTGGCTTTACTTGGTTTCT TGTTATCAATCTCAGGCTTGCAATTTCTCGTGTACAT ATTGGTTTTTATTGGTTGGATACTCGTGGCTATCACATTCATCTTATGTGGTGTTTTCCTTGTTCTCCACAA TATGATGAGTGATACATGCGTAGCCATGAATGACTGGGTTATGAACCCAACAGCTCATACAGCATTGGATAAAGTTATCCCATGTGTGGATGTCGATACAGCTCAAGAAACATTGTCTCAAAGCAAAGATGTGACCTTCCAAGTTGTTCGGCTGGTAAATGGGATAATCACTAACGTCACAAATGCTCAAAATCTACCACCTCCTAGTGTTGCACCCTTGATATCTTACAATCAATCTGGCCCTTTTGTGCCTCTCCTTTGCAATCCATACAATATCGACAAAACAAATCGAACATGTGCAGCAGGAGAAGCTGATTTGAGTAACGTTACTCAG ATTTGGAGGAATTATGTGTGCCAAGTTTCCAAGAACAACATTTGCACCACCGTGGGCCGTTTAACACCAACCTTGTATAATCAAATGAGCAGCGCAGTCAATGTGAGTTATGGTTTGTACCACTACGGCCCGTTTCTCACCAACTTAGTCGACTGCACTTTTGTTCGAGACACATTCAGTGTTATACATGATGATCATTGTCCTGATTTAGAACGTTATAGCCGGTTCGTTTATATTGGATTAGCAATGGTATCGGCAGCAGTGATGCTATCATTGATTCTTTGGGTGCTTTATGCGAGAGAAAGGCGTCACCGGAAGTATACAAAGCTCGTGGATGCTACATCAGATCCAAATTCCTTGGAAAGCAAAGGGCCGTAA
- the LOC142541001 gene encoding uncharacterized protein LOC142541001 isoform X1 yields the protein MGGKMGFSENKLCSALVLITFISFLLLFISSAAADAEGKDAVSWVFRRSLLEGNNAENLNSTSLVLAKERTLRKDPLDDLNYYTGGWNISNDHYIASVLYTGSTLFLVAAIWFVGFGLFLLLVSMYVCCCRRHRYGYSGFAYCLSLILLSLFTISAIVGSVVLYTGQGKFHDSTRSTLDYVVGQADSTVNNLKDVSNFLTSAKKIGVDQVFLPQDVQNNIDKVNNLITSSATQLEEATDNNKDNISHYLDVVGLILIVVAAVMLALALLGFLLSISGLQFLVYILVFIGWILVAITFILCGVFLVLHNMMSDTCVAMNDWVMNPTAHTALDKVIPCVDVDTAQETLSQSKDVTFQVVRLVNGIITNVTNAQNLPPPSVAPLISYNQSGPFVPLLCNPYNIDKTNRTCAAGEADLSNVTQIWRNYVCQVSKNNICTTVGRLTPTLYNQMSSAVNVSYGLYHYGPFLTNLVDCTFVRDTFSVIHDDHCPDLERYSRFVYIGLAMVSAAVMLSLILWVLYARERRHRKYTKLVDATSDPNSLESKGP from the exons ATGGGAGGAAAAATGGGTTTTTCCGAGAATAAGCTGTGTTCTGCTCTGGTGCTGATAACgtttatttcttttcttttgttgttcaTCTCGTCAGCTG CGGCAGATGCGGAGGGAAAAGATGCCGTGTCGTGGGTTTTTCGGAGGTCTCTTCTGGAAGGAAATAATGCCGAAAATTTAAATTCTACCAGTTTGGTGTTGGCTAAAGAGAGAACGCTGAGGAAGGATCCACTAGATGATCTCAATTATTACACAGGGGGATGGAATATCAGCAACGACCATTACATAGCT TCTGTTCTTTATACTGGGTCTACACTTTTCCTTGTTGCTGCAATCTGGTTTGTTGGATTCGGACTCTTCTTGTTACTGGTTTCTATGTATGTTTGCTGCTGCAGGCGGCATCGTTATGGCTATTCTGGATTTGCCTATTGTCTATCGCTTATCCTTTTGTCGTTATTTACAATCTCCGCAAT TGTTGGCTCCGTTGTTCTCTATACTGGGCAAGGGAAATTTCATGATAGTACAAGAAGTACACTAGACTATGTCGTGGGACAAGCTGATTCCACGGTTAACAATCTCAAAGATGTGTCAAATTTTCTTACGTCCGCTAAGAAAATTGGAGTGGATCAAGTTTTCCTTCCTCAGGACGTGCAAAACAATATTGACAAAGTCAACAACTTGATTACCTCTTCTGCCACCCAACTCGAAGAGGCAACAGACAATAATAAAGATAATATTTCCCACTATTTGGATGTAGT AGGTCTAATTCTCATTGTCGTAGCGGCCGTGATGCTTGCCCTGGCTTTACTTGGTTTCT TGTTATCAATCTCAGGCTTGCAATTTCTCGTGTACAT ATTGGTTTTTATTGGTTGGATACTCGTGGCTATCACATTCATCTTATGTGGTGTTTTCCTTGTTCTCCACAA TATGATGAGTGATACATGCGTAGCCATGAATGACTGGGTTATGAACCCAACAGCTCATACAGCATTGGATAAAGTTATCCCATGTGTGGATGTCGATACAGCTCAAGAAACATTGTCTCAAAGCAAAGATGTGACCTTCCAAGTTGTTCGGCTGGTAAATGGGATAATCACTAACGTCACAAATGCTCAAAATCTACCACCTCCTAGTGTTGCACCCTTGATATCTTACAATCAATCTGGCCCTTTTGTGCCTCTCCTTTGCAATCCATACAATATCGACAAAACAAATCGAACATGTGCAGCAGGAGAAGCTGATTTGAGTAACGTTACTCAG ATTTGGAGGAATTATGTGTGCCAAGTTTCCAAGAACAACATTTGCACCACCGTGGGCCGTTTAACACCAACCTTGTATAATCAAATGAGCAGCGCAGTCAATGTGAGTTATGGTTTGTACCACTACGGCCCGTTTCTCACCAACTTAGTCGACTGCACTTTTGTTCGAGACACATTCAGTGTTATACATGATGATCATTGTCCTGATTTAGAACGTTATAGCCGGTTCGTTTATATTGGATTAGCAATGGTATCGGCAGCAGTGATGCTATCATTGATTCTTTGGGTGCTTTATGCGAGAGAAAGGCGTCACCGGAAGTATACAAAGCTCGTGGATGCTACATCAGATCCAAATTCCTTGGAAAGCAAAGGGCCGTAA
- the LOC142541001 gene encoding uncharacterized protein LOC142541001 isoform X3, whose amino-acid sequence MGGKMGFSENKLCSALVLITFISFLLLFISSAAADAEGKDAVSWVFRRSLLEGNNAENLNSTSLVLAKERTLRKDPLDDLNYYTGGWNISNDHYIASVLYTGSTLFLVAAIWFVGFGLFLLLVSMYVCCCRRHRYGYSGFAYCLSLILLSLFTISAIGLILIVVAAVMLALALLGFLLSISGLQFLVYILVFIGWILVAITFILCGVFLVLHNMMSDTCVAMNDWVMNPTAHTALDKVIPCVDVDTAQETLSQSKDVTFQVVRLVNGIITNVTNAQNLPPPSVAPLISYNQSGPFVPLLCNPYNIDKTNRTCAAGEADLSNVTQIWRNYVCQVSKNNICTTVGRLTPTLYNQMSSAVNVSYGLYHYGPFLTNLVDCTFVRDTFSVIHDDHCPDLERYSRFVYIGLAMVSAAVMLSLILWVLYARERRHRKYTKLVDATSDPNSLESKGP is encoded by the exons ATGGGAGGAAAAATGGGTTTTTCCGAGAATAAGCTGTGTTCTGCTCTGGTGCTGATAACgtttatttcttttcttttgttgttcaTCTCGTCAGCTG CGGCAGATGCGGAGGGAAAAGATGCCGTGTCGTGGGTTTTTCGGAGGTCTCTTCTGGAAGGAAATAATGCCGAAAATTTAAATTCTACCAGTTTGGTGTTGGCTAAAGAGAGAACGCTGAGGAAGGATCCACTAGATGATCTCAATTATTACACAGGGGGATGGAATATCAGCAACGACCATTACATAGCT TCTGTTCTTTATACTGGGTCTACACTTTTCCTTGTTGCTGCAATCTGGTTTGTTGGATTCGGACTCTTCTTGTTACTGGTTTCTATGTATGTTTGCTGCTGCAGGCGGCATCGTTATGGCTATTCTGGATTTGCCTATTGTCTATCGCTTATCCTTTTGTCGTTATTTACAATCTCCGCAAT AGGTCTAATTCTCATTGTCGTAGCGGCCGTGATGCTTGCCCTGGCTTTACTTGGTTTCT TGTTATCAATCTCAGGCTTGCAATTTCTCGTGTACAT ATTGGTTTTTATTGGTTGGATACTCGTGGCTATCACATTCATCTTATGTGGTGTTTTCCTTGTTCTCCACAA TATGATGAGTGATACATGCGTAGCCATGAATGACTGGGTTATGAACCCAACAGCTCATACAGCATTGGATAAAGTTATCCCATGTGTGGATGTCGATACAGCTCAAGAAACATTGTCTCAAAGCAAAGATGTGACCTTCCAAGTTGTTCGGCTGGTAAATGGGATAATCACTAACGTCACAAATGCTCAAAATCTACCACCTCCTAGTGTTGCACCCTTGATATCTTACAATCAATCTGGCCCTTTTGTGCCTCTCCTTTGCAATCCATACAATATCGACAAAACAAATCGAACATGTGCAGCAGGAGAAGCTGATTTGAGTAACGTTACTCAG ATTTGGAGGAATTATGTGTGCCAAGTTTCCAAGAACAACATTTGCACCACCGTGGGCCGTTTAACACCAACCTTGTATAATCAAATGAGCAGCGCAGTCAATGTGAGTTATGGTTTGTACCACTACGGCCCGTTTCTCACCAACTTAGTCGACTGCACTTTTGTTCGAGACACATTCAGTGTTATACATGATGATCATTGTCCTGATTTAGAACGTTATAGCCGGTTCGTTTATATTGGATTAGCAATGGTATCGGCAGCAGTGATGCTATCATTGATTCTTTGGGTGCTTTATGCGAGAGAAAGGCGTCACCGGAAGTATACAAAGCTCGTGGATGCTACATCAGATCCAAATTCCTTGGAAAGCAAAGGGCCGTAA